A DNA window from Roseovarius sp. Pro17 contains the following coding sequences:
- the rplK gene encoding 50S ribosomal protein L11, translating to MAKKLAGKMKLQVKAGQANPSPPVGPALGQRGINIMEFCKAFNAKTQDLEPGAPCPTVITYYQDKSFEMEIKTPPASYYLIKAAKLKSGGKTPGRETVGSVSVKQVREIAEAKWKDLNANDVEAAMKIIVGSARSMGIEVK from the coding sequence ATGGCCAAAAAACTAGCCGGAAAGATGAAGCTGCAGGTGAAAGCCGGGCAAGCCAATCCCAGCCCGCCCGTCGGCCCCGCACTGGGTCAACGCGGCATCAACATCATGGAATTCTGCAAGGCATTCAACGCCAAGACGCAGGACCTTGAGCCGGGCGCACCTTGCCCGACTGTGATCACGTATTATCAGGACAAGTCCTTTGAGATGGAAATCAAGACGCCCCCGGCGTCCTACTATCTCATCAAGGCGGCCAAGCTGAAGTCGGGCGGCAAGACGCCGGGCCGCGAAACGGTTGGCTCTGTCTCGGTCAAGCAGGTCCGCGAAATCGCGGAAGCCAAATGGAAAGACCTGAACGCAAACGACGTCGAGGCCGCGATGAAGATCATCGTCGGCAGCGCACGCTCCATGGGCATCGAGGTGAAGTAA
- the nusG gene encoding transcription termination/antitermination protein NusG → MAKRWYSVSVLSNFEKKIAEQIRTSVVENGLEDDIDEVLVPTEEVIEVRRGKKVTAERRFMPGYVLVRMEMSDKGYHMINSINRVTGFLGPQGRPMPMRDAEVQAILGRVQEGEESPRTLIHFEIGEKVKVNDGPFEGFDGSVENVDEDHQRLKVSVSIFGRETPVELEFTQVSKQ, encoded by the coding sequence ATGGCAAAGCGGTGGTATTCGGTGAGCGTTCTGTCGAATTTCGAGAAGAAGATCGCCGAGCAGATCAGAACCTCGGTCGTCGAGAATGGCCTCGAAGATGATATCGACGAGGTATTGGTCCCGACCGAAGAGGTCATCGAGGTGCGCCGCGGCAAGAAGGTGACGGCCGAGCGCCGCTTTATGCCTGGTTACGTTCTTGTGCGCATGGAGATGTCCGACAAGGGATATCACATGATCAACTCGATTAACCGCGTCACTGGTTTTCTGGGCCCGCAGGGGCGCCCGATGCCAATGCGCGATGCCGAAGTGCAGGCCATCCTTGGCCGCGTTCAGGAAGGCGAGGAAAGCCCGCGCACCCTGATCCATTTCGAGATCGGCGAGAAGGTCAAGGTCAACGACGGCCCGTTCGAGGGCTTCGACGGATCGGTCGAAAATGTCGACGAGGATCACCAGCGCCTCAAGGTGTCGGTGTCGATCTTTGGCCGGGAAACCCCGGTCGAGCTGGAATTCACGCAGGTTTCCAAGCAATAG
- the secE gene encoding preprotein translocase subunit SecE codes for MARTNPLQFVQQVRSEISKVVWPTRREVLLTTIMVFIMAALTAVFFALVDLGIRSGLQGVFTLVG; via the coding sequence ATGGCACGCACCAATCCGCTTCAGTTCGTTCAGCAGGTCCGCTCGGAAATCAGCAAGGTCGTCTGGCCGACCCGCCGCGAGGTGCTGCTGACCACGATCATGGTCTTTATCATGGCCGCGCTGACCGCCGTGTTCTTTGCGCTGGTCGATCTGGGCATTCGCAGCGGGTTGCAGGGCGTTTTCACCCTCGTCGGCTGA
- a CDS encoding transposase, whose translation MTRNGQRSSAICRNKSVARRDDRTNPNGIFYIQRTAAPWWNLPECYDRHTTVYNSYVRWGSARGLARYH comes from the coding sequence GTGACGCGGAATGGGCAGCGATCGAGCGCCATCTGCCGAAACAAGAGCGTGGCCCGGCGCGACGACCGAACCAATCCGAATGGCATTTTCTACATTCAGCGTACCGCTGCGCCATGGTGGAACCTGCCGGAGTGCTACGACCGTCATACGACCGTCTACAACAGTTATGTCCGATGGGGGTCAGCGCGGGGTCTGGCGCGATATCATTAA